The proteins below come from a single Streptomyces spongiicola genomic window:
- a CDS encoding tetratricopeptide repeat protein, with translation MLRTRATAVLVTGSALLAVPLALAPALAPVLALPAAACGTHALPPVLAPLAPFLWPLAATVAAAAAYTAVRRPRTRRSPAAPPVPAADPAAPPPAARHSPPGRTELPPPVDHFTGRAAETDTILRLVRSGHSAIAVTGAPGTGKSALAVRLAHELGPLFPDGRLYAELGGGHGEPPPPAAVLSGLLAALGAPAEEQSGTLAELAARFRGRTAGRRILLLLDDAADAGQARALLPAGEHCLTLVTSRDALRNLPEAAPVPLAPLTEPDALALLAAVAGPGRTAASTDHARTAVHACGLLPLAVRAAAGVYRSQSTSQLPVLAGRLAAERDRLHDLRMDDLAVRAAFETAYAALGAADRALLRALGACPAGRVTLRIAAAAADLDPAAARNGLRRLTDAQLGGPAGHGAYRLHDLVRLLAAERLDHETAAADRRAALERVLTACTEDATARGSRAWGVAEQYAVPHLVRAAVREGLLHHAHALATAADPWLARRPGQSARAAMWAAVLDAARRSGEHDRTTHALRGLGSAYAHEGRLDRAVDHLRMAATLGRHAAVRAEQTTTRRLLGAVLRSAGRYEEALRELGTALEDCREAGDTAAEAEVLRGLGALHLDRRRPDEAIDCLERALPLLARHRIGDAAALADTRHRLGTAYAQAGGLVPAERHLRAALALYRREGHPAGEGRALSELGHLEERRGAHGAGVELHRAALAAFERAGLGAGIAASAEAVGDNLLVQGDPSGAGEEYRRAAAAHRLLGDHAREAEVRRKIDV, from the coding sequence GTGCTGCGCACTCGTGCAACTGCCGTGCTGGTCACGGGATCGGCGCTGCTGGCGGTTCCACTCGCCCTGGCCCCGGCCCTGGCCCCCGTCCTGGCCCTGCCGGCCGCCGCCTGCGGCACCCACGCCCTCCCCCCGGTCCTCGCCCCGCTCGCCCCCTTCCTCTGGCCGCTCGCGGCGACCGTGGCCGCGGCCGCCGCGTACACCGCCGTGCGCCGGCCCCGGACCCGGCGGAGCCCCGCCGCGCCGCCGGTTCCGGCCGCCGACCCCGCCGCACCGCCGCCGGCCGCCCGCCACTCCCCGCCGGGCCGGACCGAACTGCCCCCGCCCGTCGACCACTTCACCGGACGTGCCGCCGAGACCGACACGATCCTGCGCCTCGTCCGCTCCGGTCACAGCGCCATCGCCGTGACCGGAGCGCCGGGCACCGGCAAGTCCGCGCTCGCCGTCCGCCTCGCCCACGAACTCGGGCCGCTGTTCCCCGACGGGCGGCTGTACGCCGAACTCGGCGGCGGACACGGTGAACCGCCGCCGCCCGCCGCCGTGCTGTCCGGGCTCCTCGCCGCCCTCGGCGCCCCCGCCGAGGAGCAGTCGGGCACGCTCGCCGAACTGGCTGCCCGCTTCCGCGGCCGCACCGCGGGCCGGCGGATCCTGCTGCTCCTCGACGACGCCGCGGACGCCGGCCAGGCCCGTGCCCTGCTGCCGGCGGGCGAGCACTGCCTGACCCTCGTCACCAGCCGTGACGCGCTCCGGAACCTGCCCGAGGCCGCGCCCGTCCCGCTCGCCCCGCTCACCGAACCCGACGCGCTCGCCCTCCTCGCCGCCGTCGCCGGGCCCGGCCGCACCGCCGCCTCGACCGACCACGCGCGGACCGCCGTCCACGCCTGCGGACTGCTGCCGCTCGCCGTCCGCGCCGCTGCCGGTGTGTACCGCTCCCAGTCGACCTCGCAGTTGCCGGTCCTCGCGGGCCGTCTCGCCGCGGAACGCGACCGCCTCCACGATCTGCGCATGGACGACCTCGCCGTCCGCGCCGCCTTCGAAACCGCCTACGCCGCCCTCGGCGCAGCCGACCGGGCCCTGCTGCGCGCCCTCGGCGCCTGCCCCGCGGGCCGCGTCACCTTACGGATCGCCGCCGCCGCCGCGGACCTCGACCCCGCAGCAGCCCGGAACGGCCTCCGGCGCCTCACCGACGCGCAACTCGGCGGTCCCGCGGGCCACGGCGCGTACCGGCTGCACGACCTGGTCCGCCTGCTCGCCGCGGAACGCCTCGACCACGAGACGGCGGCCGCCGACCGCCGGGCGGCACTCGAACGCGTACTGACCGCCTGTACCGAGGACGCCACCGCCCGGGGCAGCCGAGCCTGGGGCGTCGCGGAGCAGTACGCCGTCCCCCATCTCGTCCGTGCCGCCGTACGCGAAGGACTGCTCCACCACGCCCACGCGCTCGCCACCGCCGCCGACCCCTGGCTGGCGCGCCGGCCGGGGCAGAGCGCGCGCGCCGCCATGTGGGCCGCCGTCCTCGACGCGGCCCGCCGCTCCGGCGAGCACGACCGGACTACGCACGCCCTGCGCGGCCTCGGCTCCGCGTACGCGCACGAAGGACGGCTCGACCGGGCCGTGGACCATCTGCGCATGGCGGCCACCCTCGGCCGGCACGCCGCCGTGCGCGCCGAACAGACCACCACCCGGCGGCTGCTGGGCGCCGTCCTGCGCAGCGCGGGCCGGTACGAGGAGGCCCTGCGGGAGCTGGGGACCGCCCTGGAGGACTGCCGGGAGGCGGGCGACACCGCCGCCGAGGCCGAGGTTCTGCGCGGTCTCGGCGCCCTCCACCTGGACCGGCGCCGCCCCGACGAGGCGATCGACTGCCTGGAGCGGGCGCTGCCCCTCCTCGCCCGCCACCGGATCGGTGACGCGGCCGCACTCGCCGACACCCGGCACCGGCTCGGCACCGCCTACGCCCAGGCCGGCGGTCTCGTGCCCGCCGAGCGCCATCTGCGCGCCGCCCTCGCCCTCTACCGCCGGGAAGGCCACCCGGCGGGGGAGGGCCGCGCGCTGAGCGAGCTGGGGCACCTGGAGGAGCGCCGTGGCGCCCACGGCGCGGGAGTGGAGCTGCACCGTGCCGCCCTGGCCGCCTTCGAGCGTGCCGGGCTCGGTGCCGGGATCGCGGCGTCCGCGGAGGCGGTGGGCGACAACCTGCTCGTGCAGGGCGACCCGTCGGGCGCCGGCGAGGAGTACCGCAGGGCCGCCGCCGCTCATCGGCTGCTGGGTGACCATGCCCGCGAGGCCGAGGTAAGGCGCAAGATCGACGTCTGA
- the bla gene encoding class A beta-lactamase: MDTSRARRTRRTLLTAGAAAALAAGLPSATVAATARHGDGQPADGPRGGADRGGTTRPDGISRRLAELERTYSARLGVFARDTRTGRTVSHRADELFPMCSVFKAPAVAAVLRDLDRRGEFLAKRIHYTEKDTEESGYAVITGRRENLANGMTVAGLCDAAVRYSDNAAANLLLRELGGPSAVTRFCRSIGDGVTRLDRWEPRLNSAEPWRVEDTTSPRGIAGTYSRLVLGDALSRPDRQRLTGWLLNNTTGTERLRAGLPDDWTLADKTGAGEYGTNNDVGIAWTPDGSPVVLAVLTTRRHPDAAPDNRLVARIAELLADELGPSPRAGLDAHEGDD, from the coding sequence TTGGACACTTCACGGGCGCGGCGGACCCGCCGCACACTGCTCACCGCCGGCGCGGCGGCCGCGCTGGCCGCCGGCCTGCCGTCGGCCACGGTGGCGGCCACGGCGCGGCACGGCGACGGGCAGCCCGCCGACGGCCCGCGCGGCGGCGCCGACCGGGGCGGCACGACCCGACCGGACGGGATCTCCCGCCGCCTGGCAGAACTCGAGCGGACGTACTCCGCCCGGCTCGGCGTCTTCGCGCGCGACACCAGGACGGGCCGGACCGTCTCCCACCGCGCCGACGAACTCTTCCCCATGTGCTCGGTGTTCAAGGCGCCGGCCGTCGCGGCCGTCCTCAGGGACCTGGACCGCAGGGGCGAGTTCCTCGCCAAGCGCATCCACTACACCGAGAAGGACACCGAGGAGTCGGGCTACGCCGTCATCACCGGCCGCCGGGAGAACCTCGCCAACGGCATGACCGTGGCCGGCCTCTGCGACGCCGCCGTCCGCTACAGCGACAACGCCGCGGCCAACCTCCTCCTGCGTGAACTCGGCGGCCCCTCCGCCGTCACCCGCTTCTGCCGCTCCATCGGGGACGGCGTCACCCGGCTCGACCGGTGGGAGCCCCGGCTGAACTCGGCCGAGCCCTGGCGGGTCGAGGACACCACCAGCCCGCGCGGCATCGCCGGTACCTACTCCCGGCTCGTCCTCGGCGACGCGCTCTCCCGCCCGGACCGGCAGCGGCTGACCGGATGGCTGCTGAACAACACCACCGGCACGGAACGCCTCCGCGCCGGACTCCCCGACGACTGGACCCTCGCGGACAAGACCGGCGCCGGCGAGTACGGAACGAACAACGATGTCGGTATCGCCTGGACCCCCGACGGCTCCCCCGTCGTCCTGGCCGTCCTGACGACCAGGCGGCATCCCGACGCCGCCCCCGACAACCGGCTCGTCGCCCGGATCGCCGAGCTGCTCGCGGACGAACTCGGCCCATCTCCGCGCGCGGGCCTCGATGCCCACGAGGGCGATGACTGA
- a CDS encoding TerB family tellurite resistance protein: protein MLPARGQSGRKPRIHGHRGLRVFGTRTSWSTVGDGEFFCPECGGDRNYRRRTGRRRFTVLGVPVLPRGHAGPVVECAACHSHFGTDALDHPTTGRFSAMLRDAVHTVALAVLAAGGTAARPVRRTAVAAVRAAGISDCTEDQLTALVEALAADTGRFIADAGPCGAALAIELHEALEPLTPHLAPAGRESILLQGAGIALADGPYTPAEREVLTTVGNALQLCADDTARLLAAARTPSP, encoded by the coding sequence GTGCTGCCAGCCCGCGGACAGAGCGGCCGAAAACCGCGCATCCACGGCCATCGCGGACTTCGTGTCTTCGGGACGCGCACATCGTGGAGCACTGTCGGCGACGGGGAGTTCTTCTGCCCCGAATGCGGAGGAGACCGCAACTACCGCCGCCGCACCGGCCGCCGCCGCTTCACCGTCCTCGGCGTCCCCGTCCTCCCGCGCGGACACGCCGGGCCGGTCGTCGAATGCGCCGCCTGCCACAGCCACTTCGGCACCGACGCCCTGGACCACCCCACCACCGGCCGCTTCTCCGCGATGCTCCGCGACGCCGTGCACACCGTCGCGCTCGCCGTCCTCGCCGCCGGGGGAACCGCCGCCCGCCCGGTCCGGCGGACCGCGGTCGCCGCGGTCCGCGCCGCCGGGATCAGCGACTGCACCGAGGACCAGCTGACCGCCCTGGTGGAGGCACTCGCCGCCGACACCGGCCGCTTCATCGCCGACGCGGGACCCTGCGGCGCGGCCCTCGCCATCGAACTGCATGAGGCGCTGGAGCCGCTCACCCCGCATCTGGCACCGGCCGGACGTGAATCGATCCTGCTGCAGGGCGCCGGTATCGCCCTCGCCGACGGGCCCTACACCCCGGCGGAGCGGGAGGTGCTGACCACGGTCGGCAACGCGCTGCAACTGTGCGCCGACGACACCGCACGTCTGCTCGCCGCCGCACGCACGCCGTCCCCGTAG
- the leuA gene encoding 2-isopropylmalate synthase, translated as MSQSQWSGRPTPITNATHAQKPSGMPVHKYGPYEAVDIPDRTWPDRRITKAPRWLSTDLRDGNQALIDPMSPARKREMFDLLVRLGYKEIEVGFPSSGETDFAFVRSIIEEGAIPDDVTISVLTQAREDLIERTVESIAGAGRATVHLYNATAPTFRRVVFRGSRDDIRQIAVDGTRLVMEYADKLLGDETVFGYQYSPEIFTDTELDFALEVCEAVCDVWQPGPGREIILNLPATVERSTPSTHADRFEWMSRHLTRREHVCLSVHPHNDRGTAVAAAELAIMAGADRIEGCLFGQGERTGNVDLVTLGMNLFSQGVDPQIDFSQIDEIRRTSEYCNQMEVHPRHPYAGDLVYTAFSGSHQDAIKKGFDAMEADAAAQGPGVTTDDIPWAVPYLPIDPKDVGRSYEAVIRVNSQSGKGGIAYVLKNDHKLDLPRRMQIEFSRIIQAKTDAEGGEITPKDIWSVFQDEYLPNPVDPWGRVQLRSGQSTSDTDGTDTLAVEAVVDGRDTVLNGTGNGPISAFVDALNSIGVDARVLDYQEHTMSEGASAQAASYIECAIDGKVLWGIGIDANTTRASLKAVVSAVNRASR; from the coding sequence ATGTCACAGTCGCAGTGGAGCGGCCGTCCCACCCCGATCACCAACGCCACGCACGCCCAGAAGCCGTCCGGCATGCCGGTCCACAAGTACGGCCCGTACGAGGCCGTGGACATCCCGGACCGCACCTGGCCCGACCGGCGGATCACCAAGGCCCCGCGGTGGCTCTCCACCGACCTGCGGGACGGCAACCAGGCCCTGATCGACCCGATGTCGCCGGCCCGCAAGCGCGAGATGTTCGACCTGCTCGTCCGGCTGGGCTACAAGGAGATCGAGGTCGGCTTCCCCTCCTCCGGCGAGACGGACTTCGCCTTCGTGCGCTCGATCATCGAGGAGGGCGCGATCCCGGACGACGTGACGATCTCCGTGCTGACCCAGGCCCGCGAGGACCTGATCGAGCGCACCGTCGAGTCGATCGCCGGCGCCGGGCGCGCCACCGTCCACCTCTACAACGCGACCGCGCCGACGTTCCGCCGTGTCGTCTTCCGGGGTTCCAGGGACGACATCAGGCAGATCGCCGTCGACGGCACCCGGCTGGTGATGGAGTACGCCGACAAGCTGCTGGGCGACGAGACCGTCTTCGGCTACCAGTACAGCCCGGAGATCTTCACCGACACCGAGCTGGACTTCGCCCTCGAGGTCTGCGAGGCGGTCTGCGACGTCTGGCAGCCCGGCCCCGGCCGGGAGATCATCCTGAACCTGCCCGCCACCGTGGAGCGTTCGACGCCCTCCACCCACGCGGACCGCTTCGAGTGGATGTCCCGCCATCTGACCCGCCGCGAGCACGTGTGCCTCTCCGTGCACCCGCACAACGACCGCGGCACCGCCGTGGCCGCGGCCGAGCTGGCGATCATGGCGGGCGCGGACCGCATCGAGGGCTGCCTGTTCGGCCAGGGCGAGCGCACCGGCAACGTCGACCTGGTCACCCTGGGCATGAACCTGTTCTCCCAGGGCGTCGACCCGCAGATCGACTTCTCCCAGATCGACGAGATCCGCCGCACCAGCGAGTACTGCAACCAGATGGAGGTGCACCCGCGCCACCCCTACGCGGGCGACCTCGTCTACACCGCCTTCTCCGGCTCCCACCAGGACGCCATCAAGAAGGGCTTCGACGCCATGGAGGCCGACGCGGCCGCGCAGGGCCCCGGCGTGACGACCGACGACATCCCGTGGGCCGTCCCGTACCTGCCGATCGACCCCAAGGACGTGGGCCGCTCCTACGAGGCGGTCATCCGCGTCAACTCGCAGTCCGGCAAGGGCGGCATCGCCTATGTGCTGAAGAACGACCACAAGCTCGACCTGCCGCGCCGGATGCAGATCGAGTTCTCCCGCATCATTCAAGCCAAGACCGACGCCGAGGGCGGCGAGATCACCCCGAAGGACATCTGGTCCGTCTTCCAGGACGAGTACCTGCCCAACCCGGTCGACCCGTGGGGCCGCGTCCAGCTGCGTTCCGGCCAGAGCACCTCGGACACCGACGGCACCGACACCCTCGCCGTCGAGGCGGTCGTGGACGGCCGGGACACGGTGCTGAACGGCACCGGCAACGGCCCCATCTCCGCGTTCGTCGACGCCCTGAACTCGATCGGAGTCGACGCGCGCGTCCTGGACTACCAGGAGCACACCATGAGCGAGGGAGCCTCCGCGCAGGCGGCCTCCTACATCGAATGCGCCATCGACGGAAAGGTCCTGTGGGGTATCGGGATCGACGCCAACACCACCCGCGCCTCGCTGAAGGCGGTCGTGTCGGCCGTCAACCGCGCCTCCCGCTGA
- a CDS encoding protealysin inhibitor emfourin — MRIQVRRTGGFAGIERVREVDTSGRPDAQEWHTLAERAVGDGRDTPPVGVPDGFRYQLTVDGTTVYCADPRLSEAQRQLITRLLDEGA, encoded by the coding sequence ATGCGCATCCAGGTACGACGCACGGGCGGGTTCGCCGGCATCGAGCGGGTCCGCGAGGTGGACACCTCGGGGCGGCCCGACGCCCAGGAGTGGCACACCCTGGCCGAGCGGGCGGTGGGCGACGGCCGGGACACCCCGCCGGTGGGGGTGCCGGACGGCTTCCGGTACCAGCTCACGGTCGACGGCACGACGGTGTACTGCGCGGACCCGCGGCTGTCCGAGGCACAGCGGCAGCTGATCACCCGGCTGCTGGACGAAGGCGCCTGA
- the era gene encoding GTPase Era, with the protein MSVHTPGSEAPHRAGFACFVGRPNAGKSTLTNALVGQKVAITSNRPQTTRHTVRGIVHRPDLNAQLVLVDTPGLHKPRTLLGERLNDVVRTTWAEVDVIGFCLPADQKIGPGDRFIAKELAGIRKTPKVAIVTKTDLVDSKTLAEQLLAVDRLGSELGFEWAEIVPVSAVGDSQVTLLGDLLVPLLPESPPLYPEGDLTDEPEQVMVAELIREAALEGVRDELPHSIAVVVEEMLPREGRPADRPLLDIHANVYIERPSQKGIVIGPRGSRLKEVGTKSRKHIEALLGTPVFLDLHVKVAKDWQRDPKQLRRLGF; encoded by the coding sequence ATGAGCGTTCACACCCCCGGATCCGAGGCGCCGCACCGCGCCGGTTTCGCCTGCTTCGTCGGCCGCCCCAACGCGGGCAAGTCCACCCTCACGAACGCTCTGGTGGGCCAGAAGGTGGCCATCACCTCCAACCGGCCCCAGACCACCCGCCACACCGTCCGCGGCATCGTCCACCGGCCCGACCTGAACGCCCAGCTCGTCCTCGTGGACACCCCCGGCCTGCACAAGCCGCGCACCCTGCTCGGCGAGCGGCTGAACGACGTCGTGCGCACCACCTGGGCCGAGGTCGACGTGATCGGTTTCTGCCTGCCCGCCGACCAGAAGATCGGCCCCGGCGACCGCTTCATCGCCAAGGAGCTGGCCGGGATCAGGAAGACCCCCAAGGTCGCGATCGTCACCAAGACCGACCTGGTCGACTCCAAGACCCTGGCCGAGCAGCTCCTGGCCGTCGACCGCCTCGGCAGCGAGCTGGGCTTCGAGTGGGCGGAGATCGTCCCGGTGTCGGCCGTCGGCGACAGCCAGGTCACCCTGCTCGGCGACCTCCTCGTCCCGCTGCTCCCCGAGAGCCCCCCGCTCTACCCGGAGGGCGACCTCACGGACGAGCCGGAGCAGGTCATGGTCGCCGAGCTGATCCGCGAGGCGGCGCTCGAGGGCGTACGCGACGAGCTGCCCCACTCGATCGCGGTCGTGGTCGAGGAGATGCTGCCGCGCGAGGGACGCCCGGCGGACCGGCCGCTGCTCGACATCCACGCCAACGTCTACATCGAGCGCCCCAGCCAGAAGGGCATCGTCATCGGCCCGAGGGGCAGCCGCCTCAAGGAGGTCGGCACCAAGTCCCGCAAGCACATCGAGGCGCTGCTCGGCACGCCGGTCTTCCTCGATCTGCACGTCAAGGTCGCCAAGGACTGGCAGCGGGACCCGAAGCAGCTGCGCAGACTGGGTTTCTGA
- a CDS encoding WxL protein peptidoglycan domain-containing protein translates to MLAALLALAALLYAAPAAHSADNGEWSVEPTASGPGRRPYFYLSADPGTTLTDSVTVTNKTTAPMTFLLYAADAHNTPRDGGFAVRTRQERQRGVGAWAEPDRTRVTVPARSSVTVPYTLTVPEDAEPGDHPGALVALDERVAAGPGGAVGVGVQRAVGARVHLRVNGPAVPALAVEDVRYTPDKPLVPGTGDSSALISYTLHNRGNVTLDPKVVLRAEGLFGRTLLARDLTGVPGELLPRQRIRLTASWAGAPQLDRGEVTLTASAGDTRGTGSVSFLAVPWLVAAALAAAGAGVLLRFRARRRAGLRAGRLAVREG, encoded by the coding sequence CTGCTCGCAGCCCTCCTCGCGCTGGCCGCGCTCCTGTACGCCGCCCCCGCCGCGCACTCCGCCGACAACGGCGAGTGGTCCGTCGAGCCCACGGCCTCCGGACCGGGCCGCCGCCCGTACTTCTACCTCTCCGCCGATCCCGGCACCACGCTCACCGACAGCGTCACCGTGACCAACAAGACCACCGCGCCGATGACGTTCCTGCTGTACGCGGCGGACGCCCACAACACCCCCAGGGACGGGGGCTTCGCCGTCCGCACCCGCCAGGAGAGGCAGCGCGGTGTCGGTGCCTGGGCGGAGCCGGACCGCACCCGGGTGACGGTGCCCGCCCGCTCCTCGGTCACCGTCCCGTACACCCTGACCGTCCCCGAGGACGCAGAGCCCGGCGACCACCCGGGCGCGCTGGTCGCCCTCGACGAACGCGTCGCCGCAGGGCCCGGGGGAGCCGTGGGCGTCGGCGTCCAGCGGGCCGTCGGCGCCCGCGTCCACCTCCGTGTGAACGGCCCGGCCGTGCCCGCGCTCGCCGTCGAGGACGTCCGCTACACCCCGGACAAACCCCTCGTCCCCGGTACCGGCGACAGCAGCGCCCTGATCTCGTACACACTGCACAACCGCGGCAACGTCACCCTCGATCCGAAGGTCGTCCTGCGTGCCGAGGGCCTCTTCGGCCGCACCCTGCTGGCCCGGGACCTGACCGGCGTGCCCGGCGAACTGCTGCCGCGGCAGAGGATCCGGCTCACCGCGAGCTGGGCCGGAGCCCCGCAGCTCGACCGGGGTGAGGTGACCCTCACCGCGAGCGCGGGCGACACCCGCGGAACCGGCTCGGTGTCCTTCCTCGCCGTGCCCTGGCTGGTCGCCGCCGCCCTGGCCGCCGCCGGGGCCGGGGTGCTGCTGCGGTTCCGGGCAAGGCGCCGGGCAGGACTCCGGGCAGGGCGTCTGGCGGTACGGGAAGGCTGA
- a CDS encoding WxL domain-containing protein codes for MASLPSTPLRRRWAALLGVSALVATGGGLLAPSAAAQTGTAQTGTAHAGTAQEVDYPTRCVPPPISGIPPINGTTTGEITVDNATPRVGDKVTVTYTVTKPAAGNPVDLALPADIMTPTGSVTLGGAQQGGVTVAGPKKNPPVPGKAPFPPFSMTGTFTVTAPGSITLSPGDYNIHTSYIMELDTPCTVTNPPAPVSRTIVATEQPGANERSIQLGTASGGPGDKVTVTGADFTPLADITVAGRAGSAETADRATVKASATGTFSAQLTVTDKATTGVVAYEGTAWNDDKGAGPAAYTVVDDTPVPANSQKLSTAIAAGTLSMTQAGDTVPLTSVDFGKGGAATGDLHAVTVKDFRGGPAGWSLTGKVTDFTGPGGKIDAGRLSWTPACTTKAGSPSTCAAGSAGVVGTAGATLASAPDAALTGGEFTAGAKVSLDVPAFTAPGAYSGVLTLTLT; via the coding sequence ATGGCATCCCTGCCATCCACACCACTAAGACGCCGCTGGGCGGCGCTGCTGGGGGTGAGCGCGCTCGTGGCCACCGGCGGTGGACTCCTCGCTCCCTCCGCCGCAGCCCAGACGGGGACGGCCCAGACGGGGACGGCCCATGCGGGGACGGCCCAGGAGGTCGACTACCCGACGCGCTGCGTCCCTCCGCCGATCTCCGGTATCCCGCCCATCAACGGCACGACCACGGGCGAGATCACCGTCGACAACGCCACACCCAGGGTGGGAGACAAGGTCACCGTCACCTACACGGTCACCAAGCCCGCCGCCGGGAACCCCGTCGACCTCGCCCTGCCCGCGGACATCATGACCCCGACCGGCAGCGTGACCCTCGGCGGTGCCCAGCAGGGCGGCGTCACCGTCGCCGGGCCGAAGAAGAACCCGCCCGTCCCCGGCAAGGCACCGTTCCCGCCGTTCTCCATGACCGGCACCTTCACGGTCACCGCACCCGGCTCGATCACCCTCTCCCCGGGCGACTACAACATCCACACCAGCTACATCATGGAGCTGGACACACCCTGCACGGTGACGAACCCGCCCGCGCCCGTCTCGCGGACGATCGTCGCCACCGAGCAACCCGGCGCCAACGAACGCTCCATCCAGCTCGGCACGGCTTCCGGCGGACCGGGCGACAAGGTGACCGTCACCGGTGCCGACTTCACCCCGCTCGCGGACATCACCGTCGCCGGCCGCGCCGGCTCGGCCGAGACCGCGGACCGGGCGACCGTCAAGGCGAGCGCGACGGGCACCTTCTCCGCACAGCTGACGGTCACCGACAAGGCCACCACCGGAGTCGTCGCCTACGAGGGCACCGCCTGGAACGACGACAAGGGTGCGGGCCCGGCGGCGTACACCGTCGTCGACGACACCCCCGTCCCCGCGAACAGCCAGAAGCTCTCCACGGCGATCGCGGCCGGAACCCTGTCCATGACCCAGGCCGGTGACACCGTCCCGCTGACGTCCGTCGACTTCGGCAAGGGCGGCGCAGCCACCGGCGACCTCCACGCGGTGACCGTCAAGGACTTCCGCGGCGGGCCCGCGGGCTGGTCCCTGACCGGCAAGGTCACCGACTTCACGGGTCCCGGCGGGAAGATCGACGCCGGCCGGCTGAGCTGGACCCCCGCCTGCACCACCAAGGCCGGCAGTCCCAGCACCTGTGCGGCGGGCTCCGCGGGCGTCGTCGGCACGGCCGGCGCCACCCTGGCGTCCGCCCCCGACGCGGCCCTCACCGGAGGCGAGTTCACCGCGGGAGCGAAGGTGTCGCTGGACGTGCCGGCGTTCACCGCCCCCGGCGCCTACTCCGGAGTCCTCACCCTCACCCTCACCTGA
- a CDS encoding cytidine deaminase — protein MTDSSGLAPEDRKIITLARSARARNGVPEGAAVRDETGRTYVAGTVALESLRLTALQTAVAMAVASGAKSLEAAAVVTDADTVADADRAAVRDLGGPGTPVLLAAPDGLLRATERAG, from the coding sequence ATGACCGACAGCTCCGGACTCGCCCCCGAGGACCGCAAGATCATCACGCTGGCGCGCAGCGCCCGCGCCCGCAACGGCGTTCCCGAGGGCGCGGCGGTGCGGGACGAGACGGGCCGTACGTACGTCGCCGGCACGGTGGCGCTGGAATCGCTGCGGCTGACCGCCCTCCAGACGGCGGTCGCGATGGCCGTGGCCAGCGGCGCCAAGTCCCTGGAAGCCGCGGCTGTCGTCACCGACGCCGACACGGTCGCCGACGCCGACCGGGCCGCCGTCCGCGACCTCGGCGGCCCCGGAACACCGGTGCTGCTGGCCGCTCCCGACGGCCTTCTGCGGGCGACCGAGCGGGCGGGCTGA
- a CDS encoding MmcQ/YjbR family DNA-binding protein → MTPRRLRELCLEQNAAVEDFPFGPDVSVFKVAGRMFALSDLAATPLTVSLKCDPDEAVRLRAEYPAVVPGYHLNKRHWNTVTVGQLPTRMVRELIEDSYDLVVAGLPKAQRLRLDRP, encoded by the coding sequence CTGACGCCCCGCCGGCTGAGGGAGCTCTGCCTTGAGCAGAACGCCGCGGTGGAGGACTTCCCCTTCGGCCCCGACGTCTCCGTCTTCAAGGTCGCCGGGCGGATGTTCGCCCTGTCCGACCTGGCGGCCACCCCGCTGACGGTGTCGCTGAAGTGCGATCCCGACGAGGCGGTCCGGCTGCGCGCGGAGTACCCGGCGGTCGTCCCCGGCTACCACCTCAACAAGCGCCACTGGAACACCGTCACGGTGGGGCAGCTCCCGACCCGGATGGTCCGGGAGCTCATCGAGGACTCCTACGACCTGGTCGTCGCCGGCCTGCCGAAGGCGCAGCGGCTCCGCCTCGACCGCCCCTGA